The proteins below come from a single Priestia megaterium NBRC 15308 = ATCC 14581 genomic window:
- a CDS encoding UvrD-helicase domain-containing protein codes for MHIDLNPFQKAAIDEEENALVIACPGSGKTRVLTLKIAKELEKLKKRTDRIIALTFTNRAADEIEKRVHDLGIDVSKLWTGTIHSFCLQWIIKPYGSYLPELQKGFSILDEFKAQDLKNSFKGDFDIPGYEDFITRRDRAGNYVNEKSNFNEAAETYHKHILECKLIDFDLILYFSYLLVEKYPKIADKLSRIFKYFFIDEFQDTQDLQYKLIGNIVKAAEGECKIFLVGDPDQAIFKSLGGVVKSPSEISQEIGGYSVKKLGLNGNYRSTQRIIDLYSNFQSTGLSIESLTDYHDEGGIIAFDRVINKDKLVEKITGIIQEQISNGVSPNEICVLAPQWNFLTSMARKLKSHLPDVTFDAPGLTVLPRDRDNFWFKLTRIILITKEPDNYLIRMKWAKQLLEELVMLNGTVVYADIESCRKFLKTINSINIQKEDAVEFLEASFKYIFKKIGFDYASSDLLMGQWDSFFHGLSRRYEYSDFSDIPKDINYMKKMFNTKEGVVINTCQGVKGEEFHTVIAFGLLRGYIPHWSQIINQSISNEIAESNKLLYVICSRAKKNLFLFSENGRFTKNKQEYQVNNQLNTIAFEFNSLTSYRTE; via the coding sequence ATGCACATTGATTTAAATCCATTTCAAAAAGCTGCAATCGATGAAGAAGAAAATGCACTTGTAATAGCCTGTCCAGGTAGTGGTAAAACAAGAGTTTTAACACTAAAAATTGCTAAAGAGCTTGAAAAGTTAAAAAAGAGAACAGATAGAATCATAGCATTAACATTTACTAACCGTGCAGCTGATGAAATTGAAAAAAGAGTACATGACCTGGGTATAGATGTTTCTAAATTGTGGACAGGCACTATTCATTCTTTTTGCTTACAATGGATTATTAAGCCATACGGAAGTTATTTGCCAGAGCTCCAAAAAGGATTTTCCATATTAGATGAATTTAAGGCACAGGATTTAAAAAATAGTTTTAAAGGGGATTTTGATATTCCTGGATATGAGGATTTTATTACTAGGAGGGACAGGGCAGGAAATTATGTAAATGAGAAAAGTAACTTTAATGAAGCTGCCGAAACCTACCATAAACATATACTGGAATGTAAATTAATAGATTTTGATTTAATTTTATATTTTTCATATTTATTGGTTGAAAAATATCCTAAAATCGCTGACAAACTTTCTAGAATTTTTAAATATTTTTTTATTGATGAATTTCAGGATACTCAAGATCTTCAGTACAAACTTATTGGAAATATAGTAAAGGCAGCAGAGGGTGAATGTAAGATTTTCCTTGTCGGAGATCCGGATCAAGCAATATTTAAATCATTAGGTGGGGTTGTAAAATCTCCTTCGGAAATAAGCCAAGAAATTGGAGGTTATAGTGTTAAAAAGTTAGGGCTAAATGGTAATTATAGGTCAACACAACGTATTATAGATTTATACAGTAATTTTCAAAGTACAGGTTTATCAATAGAATCTTTGACAGATTACCATGATGAAGGTGGAATTATTGCGTTTGATAGAGTAATAAATAAAGATAAATTGGTAGAGAAAATTACAGGCATTATACAAGAACAAATTTCGAATGGAGTTTCTCCTAATGAGATTTGCGTATTAGCACCGCAATGGAATTTCCTTACCTCTATGGCTAGAAAATTGAAATCACATTTACCGGATGTAACGTTCGATGCTCCAGGTCTAACTGTTTTGCCACGTGACCGAGACAATTTTTGGTTTAAACTTACAAGAATTATTTTAATTACCAAAGAGCCTGATAATTATTTGATTAGAATGAAATGGGCAAAGCAACTCTTAGAAGAATTAGTTATGTTGAATGGTACTGTTGTTTATGCTGATATTGAGAGCTGCAGGAAGTTCTTAAAAACAATAAATTCTATAAATATACAAAAAGAAGATGCAGTTGAATTTTTAGAAGCATCCTTTAAGTATATATTTAAAAAGATTGGCTTTGATTATGCATCCAGTGATTTATTGATGGGGCAATGGGATAGTTTTTTTCATGGACTAAGTCGTCGTTATGAGTATTCAGACTTTAGTGATATTCCTAAAGATATTAACTATATGAAAAAGATGTTTAATACAAAAGAAGGTGTGGTTATAAATACCTGTCAAGGTGTTAAGGGAGAAGAGTTTCATACAGTAATTGCTTTTGGTCTTTTAAGAGGGTATATCCCACATTGGAGTCAAATAATTAATCAATCAATAAGTAATGAGATAGCAGAATCAAATAAATTATTATATGTAATATGTTCTAGAGCTAAGAAAAATTTATTTTTATTTTCTGAAAATGGTAGATTCACTAAAAATAAACAAGAATATCAAGTCAACAATCAGTTAAATACGATTGCTTTTGAGTTTAACAGTCTAACATCATATAGAACGGAGTGA
- a CDS encoding Shedu anti-phage system protein SduA domain-containing protein, translating into MSIYKKAYELIDDAPKALDWDVYENIAIEEYQKLLKQNGHEEIVFQEFFERNPAFLPGAFGIYGESGHPPYNNALITQPVLQGLMSKVPDFLWIASDSGTIYPIFIEIETPNKRWFRKNGVPTADFTQAQNQLSDWKIWLSNPVHQNLFYQYYDIDREITSGKAVRPQFVLIFGSRSEFDGNPELNQKRGQLVRENEIYMTFDRLLPNIKARNSITCKVRNRKYTAKFISPSFRLGPVYAEELSKIDNKEEAINNSKIDDIRKDFILSRLPYWEEFGRRQPRGVRNTGDWE; encoded by the coding sequence ATGTCTATTTACAAGAAGGCTTATGAATTAATTGATGATGCTCCCAAAGCATTGGATTGGGATGTTTACGAAAACATAGCAATAGAAGAATATCAAAAATTATTGAAACAAAATGGGCATGAAGAAATTGTGTTTCAAGAATTTTTTGAGAGAAACCCTGCATTTTTACCGGGCGCTTTTGGTATATATGGTGAATCGGGTCATCCACCATATAATAATGCCTTAATCACTCAGCCAGTATTACAAGGTTTGATGTCTAAGGTACCAGATTTTTTATGGATTGCTTCAGATAGTGGAACTATCTATCCAATTTTCATAGAAATAGAAACACCTAACAAGAGATGGTTTAGAAAAAACGGTGTACCAACAGCAGACTTTACTCAAGCGCAGAATCAACTTAGTGATTGGAAAATCTGGTTATCAAACCCTGTACATCAAAATCTTTTTTATCAATATTATGATATTGACAGAGAAATAACTAGTGGTAAAGCTGTTAGACCACAATTTGTTTTAATATTTGGATCTAGAAGTGAATTTGATGGGAATCCAGAACTAAATCAAAAAAGAGGACAGTTGGTTCGAGAAAACGAAATATATATGACCTTCGATAGGCTATTACCTAATATTAAAGCTAGAAATAGCATTACCTGTAAGGTTAGAAACAGAAAATATACTGCTAAATTTATTTCGCCATCCTTTAGATTAGGTCCAGTATATGCAGAGGAATTGAGTAAAATAGATAATAAAGAGGAAGCGATTAATAATTCTAAAATTGATGATATTAGAAAAGATTTTATACTTTCTAGACTCCCCTATTGGGAAGAATTTGGCCGGAGACAACCAAGAGGAGTGAGAAATACAGGAGATTGGGAATAA